GTATCCGGATGGGTGCCGCAATAAACGCACATGCCCGTTTGACGTTCATCGATAAACAGATGCCGTGGGTCCATCATTGCCCTGTTTGTGCAACCTGATTATCCTGAGTCTTCTGCGCAAGCAGGTACGAGAATTTATCTCTAATCAACTTCTTGCGCTCTTCAATGAAGTCTTCGAAGCGGTCGATCTTCCAGAGGTCCTTATCCTTCGGTACCAAGTGCATGTCGAGGTAGCTTTCCGGCTTGCCGGAGAACCAGGCTTCGGGCAAGGTGTCCGATTTACCGCCGGCACCGTTCTCAGCCTGGGTCAGCAACATGCAATTGGCCAACTGGTCGCGCGCATCCTGTTTGTATTTCACGATGCTGAGCCGACCGGTTTCGGGGCTGGCGGTCTTGATCTTTCTCAAGGCGCTCTGCGGAAAGATGTGGTCGACCTGCGGGAGGTTGTTATCGTAAGCAGGCGTGTAATTGAACTCCCGGTACCACAGATTGAAAAGCAGATGGATCGAATCGGAACCGTAACCCATCTGCCAGAAACGATCTTCGGTAAGCTCGAGACTTCGTCCTTTTGAACGGACGGCGTCGAAAAGATGGTTCAAGTCGAAGCCGTTCCGCTCCTTGATCTTTCCGACGCAGTCGTCGATGAGTTGGTCCGGAGTCCCGCTGAAAGCACCGCTGATCAAGGCGCGCAGTAGGTAGTTGTCTATCCCCTGCGCAGCCTTCCAGTTATCTGGAAAATGATAGCGGGAATAGACCAACGGAATCAGGACGAGATAGGACGGCAAGGCTTTGTCACATCGGATGAAGGTTTTCCCGCGGACGAAGTCCAGAACGTCTTTCAGCGCTTTCGTGATGTCCTGCCACCTGGTTTCGATTTCCTCCCGCACACCCGGTTTGCGGAACTTCGAGACCTCATAGCGTGCGCCTTGGTTCAACAGCGTAAGGCATGATTTCAAAACGAAATCACGTGTGAAAGCGAATCCGTGGCGGTTGAGGTCCGACAGGAGGTCCTCCATTTGTTCGTCGGCGCGATCCCAGCTTGAGCTCAGCAAGGAAAAAAGCAGATCGGATTTACCCAACCGAGTGCCGCCGGAATTCGCCCGTATAAAGACTTCCACAACGTCGTCTTCGGTGTAGAGTTCGGCGTTTTCGGTGCTGTCGAGTTCCTGGTATGAAATCCCATCGTCGGAATGAAAAGTCTTGAATACGATGCCGACGTGGCGGCTTATTTTGCGGCGTTCATCAGGGGAGAGTTCGCGGCCCGCTTTGACGATCAGGTCCTCCGCGGCGGTAAGCGGATCTGCGGTATTGAAGACCAAGTCTTTGAATCTGATCCACGGAAAGCCCGTTTTGCCTGCATCGAGAAACGCAAACCTGAACTTGACGTCGTCCGGGGCGGACACTTCTCCGCTCAAAATGTCGAGGAAAAGCTCCCGCCCTTCATAGCTCCCGCACAGACCGATGAACAGGCTTTGAAGTCTCTGCTGACCGTCCAGAACCAGACATTTCTTCTTGCCGTTTTCGGGGACGTAAAAATCGCTCAACCGGAGCTTGCTGCGGTAGTTGTCGATGAACTTTCTGTGGCGGACCTCAGCCCTGGTCTTCCATATCAGCAGAGTGCTGATGGGGTATTCCCTCAGAATCGAATCGAAGAGACGGCAGATCTGGTCTTCGCTCCAGACGAACGGCCGCTGGATATTGGGCAGCCAGAAACCGCCGTCCTCGTCATGATTGTTTAAGAAGCTGACGATCTTCCGCAGAGAATGTTTCGGAGTCTTCATTATTCAGCGCCGCCTCCGTCGCTTTGCTTATTCTTATCCCTTGGGTGGATATGGGTCCTTGCCGTAGGTGTGCTCCGTTTGAATCGTCATATCCTTCTTGTGGATGACGACCTGCCCGAGCTCCTGGTTCTTTGCAGCTTCCTTGGCGCGGTTGATTGCATCTGCTTTCGTGTCGTGTTTGCTCAGTGCCCTGGACGCATTCTCTTCCTTGACCTTCCAGCCGCCGTCGGTATTGGGTGTCACATGGTAAGTCTTGCGCTTCGACATCTTCATGCCTCCTGATTTGAGTTGGTTTTCTCTTCGTGCCCGCGGACCGCTGCGAGTATCCGATCAATGCATGCATCGAAATCCGCTTCGACTTCATGCTGCCACAGGCGGATCACCGTCCATTCCATCTGCCTGAGTTTCCGATGGTTTGCGGCGTCCCTTTCCCGGTTCCTGTTTATCTTCTTTTTCCAAAAATCAGAGACCTTGTCCTCCCAGGAAGGGAATCGGTATCCGTGCCAAAAATCGCCGTCCACGAACACGGCGACCCGGGCCTTTCTGAAAACAACGTCCGGCTTGCCGGGCAGATCTTTGACGTGCTTGCGGAACCTCAATCCTCTTCTGTGAAGAGCGGAGCGTACCCGCATTTCAAGGCCGGTATCCTTGCCCTTGATGCGGGACATACAGAAGCTGCGCTGTTCGGGTGTCAGGTTGTCCGGCATCAGTCCTGTCCCTGATACAAACTGAAAGCCCTGGCCATCTCCCTGCGCCCCGGCAGGTGGAGTTCGGGGGGAGCGGTCGTGAGGACCTGAAAGCCCTGCGGCGTTCCGGGGCAGATTTTCTGGAAGTCGCACTTGGAACACTTGTCGGGATACGGTCGCATCGGAAAGTCCGACGCGAGAATGCCCGAGACCGCCCATTCGATGTTTGCGAGTGCTGAATCCACCGCCTCCTGGGTAATCGGCACTTCAACTCTCTGGTTGTCCT
This DNA window, taken from Deltaproteobacteria bacterium, encodes the following:
- a CDS encoding DUF262 domain-containing protein, giving the protein MKTPKHSLRKIVSFLNNHDEDGGFWLPNIQRPFVWSEDQICRLFDSILREYPISTLLIWKTRAEVRHRKFIDNYRSKLRLSDFYVPENGKKKCLVLDGQQRLQSLFIGLCGSYEGRELFLDILSGEVSAPDDVKFRFAFLDAGKTGFPWIRFKDLVFNTADPLTAAEDLIVKAGRELSPDERRKISRHVGIVFKTFHSDDGISYQELDSTENAELYTEDDVVEVFIRANSGGTRLGKSDLLFSLLSSSWDRADEQMEDLLSDLNRHGFAFTRDFVLKSCLTLLNQGARYEVSKFRKPGVREEIETRWQDITKALKDVLDFVRGKTFIRCDKALPSYLVLIPLVYSRYHFPDNWKAAQGIDNYLLRALISGAFSGTPDQLIDDCVGKIKERNGFDLNHLFDAVRSKGRSLELTEDRFWQMGYGSDSIHLLFNLWYREFNYTPAYDNNLPQVDHIFPQSALRKIKTASPETGRLSIVKYKQDARDQLANCMLLTQAENGAGGKSDTLPEAWFSGKPESYLDMHLVPKDKDLWKIDRFEDFIEERKKLIRDKFSYLLAQKTQDNQVAQTGQ
- a CDS encoding DUF2188 domain-containing protein: MTPNTDGGWKVKEENASRALSKHDTKADAINRAKEAAKNQELGQVVIHKKDMTIQTEHTYGKDPYPPKG
- a CDS encoding very short patch repair endonuclease is translated as MPDNLTPEQRSFCMSRIKGKDTGLEMRVRSALHRRGLRFRKHVKDLPGKPDVVFRKARVAVFVDGDFWHGYRFPSWEDKVSDFWKKKINRNRERDAANHRKLRQMEWTVIRLWQHEVEADFDACIDRILAAVRGHEEKTNSNQEA